The stretch of DNA CCGTCGATCTTCGAGTACTTCAAAACGCAATCGTGCCGCTGACTTCACTCGCTGCGTCTTTTTGGCTCGTTTAGAGAATCGGCGATTGCAGGACATGACGTAGCATCTCTGTGAGTGGGTCCAACTAAGGTTCGCTGGCCATTCTAACCAGCACGACTGGTCGCCACAGAGAACCAGAGTTCAACAGCATCCTTTCCGAAGGAAAGCGTAGCGATCAGCGCCCAGTCCATGTACACGCGTCCAGAGATCGCGTTCGCTCTGGCAGCATCGCATCGAGTTCGCTCAGCCGAAATCACATACTGATAACGGCGTGGATTTCGGAACCGGGCTTGATCTCGATATACGTGGTCGCGACGAAAGAGAAAAAGGCCACCTATCAACTTCATCGCAGCAGGGGCAATCGCGAGGATCGCTAAAGGTATCTGCTTCAAACAACCCTCCACAAGATGCGCACGCCAGCAATCATTACCAGCACCGCGGTGAGCGATTGAATTCTTGTCGCGGCAACTTGGCTTAAGCAGAATCGGACACCAAGTTGCCCGCCGCCCAGGACTGCGACGAGTAGCCATAAACGATTCACGTCACCGATCTGAAACTGGTCGCTGACCAGTAACCCGGCAAGCCCCGCGAGAGAGTTCACCAAGATAAAGACGCTCGCGGTCGCGGCGATTCGCTTGGCAGTATCCCAGCGAAGAAGATGCAACATCGGCGACAAGAAAATTCCTCCACCAATTCCGACTAGCCCCGACAAGAAACCGATCCCTCCACCGATCGCTGCTTCGTCCCACCAACTCGCTACCCGTCGGTTGTGGTCGGTTCGCTTAGGCTGAATCAGCATGGCCAACGATGCTGTGACCAACGTCGCACCTAGCAACCCGAAAAAGGTCGCTTGCGAGAACCGCATTTGAGCAGCCAAAAACGACGCCGGAACACTGATAGCCACCAGTGGGATGACTCGTTTGGCAATCACGTGCCCCTGCTTCCAAAACAGCCAAACGCTTCCCGTGACCACGACCAAATTGCAAACGAGCGCCAGCGTTCGCATTTCGGAAAAGTTTGTCAGTGCATAACTAAGGATCGCCAGATAACTCGACCCGCCTCCAAAACCAGCCGCTGAATAGATCGCCCCTACAGCGAAAAAAAGGACAACCAGCGTGACAAGA from Rubripirellula amarantea encodes:
- a CDS encoding sulfite exporter TauE/SafE family protein; translated protein: MDLNLVTLVVLFFAVGAIYSAAGFGGGSSYLAILSYALTNFSEMRTLALVCNLVVVTGSVWLFWKQGHVIAKRVIPLVAISVPASFLAAQMRFSQATFFGLLGATLVTASLAMLIQPKRTDHNRRVASWWDEAAIGGGIGFLSGLVGIGGGIFLSPMLHLLRWDTAKRIAATASVFILVNSLAGLAGLLVSDQFQIGDVNRLWLLVAVLGGGQLGVRFCLSQVAATRIQSLTAVLVMIAGVRILWRVV